In Oceanococcus sp. HetDA_MAG_MS8, one DNA window encodes the following:
- a CDS encoding dihydrofolate reductase, producing MIELPPLTAVVASAQNDVIGFNGQMPWRQPADLQHFKALTQGGTVVMGRNTFDSLGKPLPNRRNIVLTRQQNWSADGVDVVRDIQGLGELLGDSAFLIGGGQIYSELWPWVQRLEWTRIHANPEGDTWFRPNMDEFQRLSCEHYPADANNAHAMDFETWLRRG from the coding sequence ATGATAGAGCTGCCCCCATTGACCGCTGTGGTCGCGAGCGCCCAAAACGATGTGATTGGTTTCAATGGACAGATGCCTTGGCGCCAACCGGCCGACCTTCAGCATTTCAAAGCCTTGACCCAAGGCGGCACGGTCGTGATGGGTAGAAACACATTCGACAGCCTGGGTAAGCCCCTGCCGAACAGGCGCAACATCGTGCTCACCCGTCAACAGAACTGGTCCGCAGACGGGGTTGATGTGGTGCGTGACATTCAAGGTCTTGGAGAGCTTCTGGGTGATTCCGCTTTTCTCATTGGTGGTGGCCAAATCTATAGCGAGCTCTGGCCATGGGTGCAGCGCTTGGAGTGGACGCGAATCCACGCTAACCCCGAAGGCGATACGTGGTTCCGCCCCAATATGGATGAATTTCAGAGGCTAAGCTGCGAGCACTATCCGGCCGATGCCAATAACGCCCACGCGATGGACTTTGAAACCTGGCTGCGCCGGGGCTGA
- a CDS encoding FAD-binding protein: MPKGIDRRQLLQGGLGSMAAAISWQPGWSAMSAPRWQNWSGHLQANPAWQVYPQTLTELRTVMRNAPGPIRPVGASHSFAPLCPTSGCQVHLDNMRGLVAVNPQRQRARLRAGTTVRELGPLLAEQGLALSNQGDVDPQTLAGATGTSTHGTGLSLGSFSSMVTAAQLLTAQGELIEINANDHPDWLPAVSCHLGVLGIVTELELQLRPSYRLEEVIEVLPLKDVLADLSSLLRDNRHFEFFVFPYSDRVLVKRLNETTAAVTPKPRIEIPEDQIFSLLTELGHDVSPLDGPLQQLLTAVLPDSRRVGPSYEIFPSARSTRFNEMEYELPLEQGAEVLAQVIDAIRRRDINVMFPLEVRSVAADAGWISPFYRRTALAISVHQWAQADHKPLFQAVEPLLQQHLGRPHWGKMHTLKARDFAERYPRFEDFARLRAELDPGAKLLTAPLKEMLVLA, from the coding sequence ATGCCTAAGGGAATCGACCGCCGTCAGCTCTTGCAGGGCGGCTTGGGAAGTATGGCAGCCGCCATATCCTGGCAACCTGGCTGGAGCGCCATGTCCGCGCCGCGCTGGCAGAACTGGTCGGGGCACTTACAGGCAAACCCGGCTTGGCAGGTCTACCCCCAAACGCTCACCGAGCTGCGCACCGTGATGCGCAATGCTCCGGGGCCGATTCGTCCGGTCGGGGCCAGTCACTCTTTTGCGCCTCTGTGTCCGACCTCAGGATGTCAGGTGCACTTGGACAATATGCGCGGTTTGGTCGCCGTCAACCCACAGCGCCAGCGCGCACGGTTGCGTGCGGGAACAACCGTGCGTGAATTAGGCCCTTTGTTGGCCGAGCAAGGGTTAGCCCTGAGTAACCAGGGCGATGTGGATCCGCAGACGCTGGCCGGTGCTACTGGCACCAGCACCCACGGGACCGGACTCAGCTTGGGCTCCTTTTCGTCCATGGTGACGGCGGCGCAGTTGCTGACGGCCCAGGGCGAGCTCATTGAGATCAACGCCAACGATCACCCAGACTGGTTGCCGGCTGTGAGCTGCCATTTGGGCGTATTAGGCATTGTGACCGAGCTAGAGCTACAGCTCCGCCCTAGCTACAGGCTGGAGGAGGTTATTGAGGTCCTCCCCCTCAAAGATGTTCTGGCTGATTTATCAAGCCTGTTGCGGGATAACCGTCATTTTGAGTTCTTCGTATTTCCCTACAGTGACCGGGTGTTGGTGAAGCGGCTGAATGAAACAACTGCAGCGGTGACCCCGAAGCCTCGTATCGAAATACCCGAGGACCAGATTTTCTCTTTGCTGACAGAGCTGGGCCACGATGTGAGTCCCCTGGATGGCCCCCTGCAACAGCTTCTCACGGCCGTGCTGCCAGACAGCAGAAGGGTGGGCCCCTCCTATGAAATTTTCCCGAGCGCCCGCAGTACACGTTTCAACGAGATGGAATATGAGCTGCCTCTAGAGCAGGGGGCAGAGGTCTTGGCACAGGTCATCGATGCCATCCGGCGACGGGATATCAACGTCATGTTTCCCTTGGAGGTGCGTAGCGTGGCGGCGGACGCCGGTTGGATCAGCCCGTTTTATCGGCGCACCGCATTAGCGATTTCCGTACACCAGTGGGCTCAAGCTGACCACAAGCCCTTATTCCAAGCTGTAGAGCCTTTGCTACAACAGCATTTGGGACGTCCACACTGGGGCAAGATGCACACCCTAAAGGCCCGAGATTTCGCCGAGCGCTACCCGCGTTTTGAGGATTTCGCACGTTTACGCGCCGAACTCGACCCAGGGGCTAAGCTACTGACAGCGCCGCTCAAAGAGATGCTAGTTCTGGCTTAG
- a CDS encoding deoxyribodipyrimidine photo-lyase codes for MTEEVVLWWVRRDMRLDDNPALTWAAQQGYCVQPIFIHAPQEEGAAAAGAAARWWQHQALHSLQAQLAQEDGQLAVYSGDSQSCLQQAIRDTGAVGVIWNRLYEPAIVERDAKVKSMLKDADLLARSHAAALLYEPWTIQTKTGDPYKVFTPFWKACMRLTAPREPQPKAANLAWAKHQGACTIDDLGLDPQHSWTNSLAAHWDVSEAAAQQRLETFLNGALDDYAEDRNRPDLDGSSALSPYLHHGQISPHRVWARAHSADRDAESTRRFVAELGWREFAHHLLWHFPDTPRTNFNSRFNAFPWRAGAACGDDLEAWQRGQTGIDIVDAGMRQLWSTGWMHNRVRMLVGSLLTKNLGIHWHAGADWFWDTLVDADLASNTLGWQWVAGCGADAAPYFRIFNPDTQAEKFDPDGRYRKRWLSQQRRPDKPIVDPKASRAGALEAYAQVKG; via the coding sequence ATGACTGAAGAGGTAGTGTTGTGGTGGGTTCGGCGCGACATGCGCCTTGACGACAACCCGGCACTGACTTGGGCGGCGCAGCAAGGCTATTGCGTGCAGCCGATCTTTATTCATGCACCGCAGGAAGAAGGCGCCGCAGCAGCTGGCGCTGCAGCGCGTTGGTGGCAACATCAGGCACTCCATAGCCTGCAAGCTCAACTTGCGCAGGAAGATGGGCAGCTTGCCGTGTACTCGGGCGACTCACAATCCTGCTTGCAGCAAGCCATTCGCGACACGGGCGCTGTGGGAGTCATCTGGAATCGGCTCTACGAACCCGCCATCGTGGAGCGCGATGCCAAAGTGAAGAGCATGCTCAAAGATGCGGATTTGCTGGCGCGCTCCCATGCGGCCGCATTGCTCTACGAGCCCTGGACCATACAAACCAAAACAGGAGATCCCTACAAGGTCTTCACCCCATTTTGGAAAGCTTGCATGCGCCTCACAGCGCCCCGCGAGCCCCAGCCCAAAGCCGCGAACCTTGCCTGGGCCAAGCACCAAGGTGCCTGCACCATCGATGACCTGGGCTTAGACCCACAGCATTCTTGGACCAATAGCCTAGCGGCCCATTGGGATGTCTCCGAGGCCGCTGCGCAGCAACGCCTGGAGACATTCCTCAATGGCGCTTTGGACGACTACGCCGAAGATCGCAACAGACCGGACCTGGACGGAAGCTCCGCGCTATCGCCCTATCTCCATCATGGCCAAATTAGCCCCCACCGTGTTTGGGCGCGTGCCCACTCGGCAGACCGCGATGCCGAGAGCACGCGCCGCTTTGTTGCTGAGCTAGGCTGGCGCGAATTCGCACATCACCTACTGTGGCATTTCCCCGACACCCCCCGCACTAACTTCAACAGTCGATTCAATGCCTTCCCCTGGCGCGCCGGCGCTGCTTGTGGCGATGACCTCGAAGCTTGGCAAAGAGGGCAAACGGGCATCGATATCGTGGACGCAGGTATGCGCCAACTGTGGAGCACTGGGTGGATGCATAACCGGGTGCGCATGCTGGTCGGCAGTTTGCTGACCAAGAACTTGGGTATCCACTGGCATGCAGGCGCTGACTGGTTTTGGGACACCTTGGTCGATGCCGACTTGGCGAGCAATACCCTGGGTTGGCAATGGGTCGCTGGCTGTGGCGCGGATGCTGCGCCCTACTTTCGCATCTTCAACCCCGATACTCAGGCTGAAAAGTTCGATCCCGATGGCCGCTACCGTAAACGCTGGCTCAGCCAGCAGCGCCGACCCGACAAACCCATCGTCGATCCTAAGGCCTCGCGGGCGGGCGCCCTCGAAGCCTATGCCCAGGTAAAGGGCTGA
- a CDS encoding glutamine--tRNA ligase/YqeY domain fusion protein, whose translation MSVLPEPRHFVESKVVQDIQSGQLPEGPVTRFPPEPNGFLHIGHAKSICLNFGLAQRYGGRCHLRFDDTNPEKEEQQYLDAIQEDIRWLGFAWDGPVRYASSYFEQLYAWAEYLVEQGLAYVCDLSPEQARDYRGTLTEPGRNSPYRERSTADNLDLLRRMRAGEFEDGARVLRAKIDMASPNMNMRDPILYRIRHAAHHQTGNAWSIYPTYDFAHGQSDAIEGITHSLCSLEFEDHRPLYDWLIAHLPVPATPRQTEFARLQLNYTITSKRKLKALVDGGHVSGWDDPRMPTLAGMRRRGFPAAGIRAFCESAGVARANSLTDIGMLEAAIRDELNRNAPRAMAVLDPLELIIEDMDAEACETLHAAHHPEREDLGSRDIPFARRLFIEREDFRPEANKKYKRLVLGKRVRLRHAYVIEATAMDTDDAGQPLRVYARRIPNTLGCDPEDGVKPKGVIHWVAADYAVSAQVRIVDRLFNVERPDATEGDFLEALNPDSLEVNTHCMVEPAIAGCGAEQSYQFERLGYFVADRYDHQPGQPVFNRSIALRDTWSQK comes from the coding sequence ATGTCCGTACTGCCCGAACCTCGCCATTTCGTGGAATCCAAAGTTGTTCAGGATATTCAGTCCGGGCAGCTTCCCGAGGGGCCGGTCACGCGCTTTCCACCGGAGCCGAATGGTTTCTTGCATATTGGCCACGCCAAGTCCATCTGCCTGAACTTTGGCTTGGCCCAGCGCTACGGCGGCCGCTGTCATCTGCGTTTTGACGATACCAACCCGGAAAAAGAAGAACAGCAGTACTTAGACGCGATTCAAGAAGACATTCGCTGGCTGGGCTTTGCTTGGGACGGCCCGGTGCGCTACGCCTCTAGCTACTTCGAGCAGCTGTACGCGTGGGCGGAGTACCTCGTCGAACAAGGTTTGGCCTATGTGTGCGACCTGAGTCCGGAGCAGGCACGAGACTATCGCGGCACGCTCACCGAGCCCGGGCGCAATAGCCCCTACCGAGAACGTTCCACAGCCGATAACCTCGACTTATTGCGGCGGATGCGCGCTGGTGAGTTCGAAGATGGGGCGCGTGTGCTGCGAGCCAAGATCGACATGGCGAGCCCGAATATGAACATGCGCGACCCTATTCTGTATCGGATTCGGCATGCTGCACATCACCAAACCGGAAATGCTTGGAGCATTTATCCCACCTACGACTTCGCGCATGGGCAATCGGATGCCATTGAGGGCATCACCCATTCTTTGTGCTCCCTGGAGTTCGAGGATCATCGCCCTCTGTACGACTGGTTGATCGCCCATCTACCGGTACCGGCAACTCCGCGACAAACCGAATTTGCGCGCTTGCAGTTGAACTACACCATCACCAGTAAACGCAAGCTCAAGGCGCTGGTTGATGGCGGTCACGTAAGCGGCTGGGACGACCCCCGTATGCCCACTCTTGCGGGCATGCGCCGGCGTGGATTCCCGGCTGCCGGCATTCGCGCGTTTTGCGAATCAGCAGGTGTAGCACGCGCCAACAGCCTTACAGATATCGGCATGCTGGAAGCGGCTATTCGCGATGAGCTCAACCGCAATGCTCCTCGCGCCATGGCCGTTCTAGATCCCTTAGAGCTCATTATTGAAGACATGGATGCCGAGGCCTGCGAAACCCTGCACGCCGCCCATCACCCAGAGCGCGAAGACCTAGGGTCCAGAGATATTCCTTTTGCGCGCCGGTTATTCATCGAGCGCGAAGACTTTCGCCCTGAGGCGAATAAGAAGTACAAACGTCTGGTACTCGGCAAACGCGTGCGCTTACGTCATGCCTATGTGATTGAAGCCACTGCTATGGACACCGATGATGCCGGCCAGCCCCTGCGGGTTTATGCTCGCCGCATCCCGAACACATTGGGCTGTGACCCGGAGGATGGCGTCAAACCCAAAGGCGTTATCCATTGGGTTGCCGCCGATTACGCGGTGTCAGCACAGGTCCGGATTGTCGATAGGCTGTTCAATGTCGAAAGACCGGATGCCACTGAGGGTGATTTCTTAGAGGCGCTCAACCCCGACTCTTTAGAGGTGAATACGCACTGCATGGTGGAGCCGGCTATCGCCGGTTGTGGCGCGGAGCAGTCCTACCAGTTCGAGCGCTTAGGCTACTTTGTCGCCGACCGCTATGACCATCAGCCGGGGCAGCCGGTCTTTAATCGCAGCATTGCTCTGCGCGACACCTGGAGCCAAAAATAA
- a CDS encoding OmpA family protein, with protein MTSLPSMASAADGGWSLLGFGQFTNADDRGPSTDEGIGFRIGLEKEISSWLALQGYMGYQEFEADSAGGLSQDEYAAGLDYKFNVIPKLGKLEPFLIAGIGVARTADVTAPNSVSNDLFWQAGAGASYRISDSRFKLTGDIKHRALYFDENRGQQDPHEEILSLGVSYDLGAPPKVIVVGAKSADGDADSDGVPDSLDRCPGTAPGTAVDAYGCAVSSVGDSDGDGIPDNMDRCPNTPAGTPVDGEGCPAPETVVIYFAFDSAELNGAARKALDVVASNLAQRSYVVAIANGHADRTGTEAYNQDLSQRRAKAVASYLSAQGVADNQLRTRAFGETRPVNAGETPEQRARNRRVEINLVEER; from the coding sequence ATGACGAGTTTGCCTTCAATGGCGTCGGCTGCGGATGGCGGATGGAGCCTACTGGGCTTTGGACAGTTCACCAATGCAGACGATAGAGGCCCGTCTACCGACGAGGGTATTGGCTTCCGAATTGGACTGGAAAAAGAAATCTCTTCCTGGTTGGCCTTACAGGGATACATGGGCTACCAGGAATTTGAGGCTGATTCTGCCGGAGGACTCTCTCAGGATGAGTATGCTGCGGGTCTGGACTACAAGTTCAACGTCATCCCAAAGCTAGGCAAACTTGAGCCTTTCCTCATCGCAGGCATCGGGGTTGCAAGAACTGCTGACGTCACAGCGCCGAATTCCGTGTCGAACGATTTATTTTGGCAGGCCGGTGCTGGTGCGAGCTACCGAATCAGTGACTCCCGGTTCAAGCTCACAGGCGACATCAAACACCGTGCCTTGTACTTTGACGAGAATAGAGGCCAACAAGACCCTCATGAAGAAATTCTGAGCCTTGGTGTTTCTTACGATCTCGGCGCTCCACCTAAGGTCATCGTGGTTGGCGCTAAAAGCGCAGATGGTGACGCTGACTCGGATGGAGTTCCTGACAGCTTAGATCGCTGCCCAGGAACAGCTCCAGGGACAGCCGTTGATGCCTATGGCTGCGCCGTTAGCAGTGTCGGTGACTCAGACGGCGACGGCATTCCGGATAACATGGACCGCTGCCCGAACACTCCTGCTGGAACTCCAGTCGATGGCGAGGGTTGCCCGGCGCCTGAAACCGTAGTCATTTACTTCGCCTTCGATTCTGCCGAACTCAATGGCGCCGCCCGCAAGGCGCTGGACGTAGTCGCAAGCAACCTCGCCCAACGGAGTTACGTTGTGGCTATTGCAAACGGGCACGCGGACCGTACTGGTACTGAGGCGTACAACCAAGACCTATCGCAGCGGCGGGCCAAAGCTGTCGCTTCTTACCTCAGTGCTCAAGGCGTTGCAGATAATCAACTCCGTACCCGTGCCTTCGGTGAAACCCGCCCTGTGAACGCTGGAGAAACGCCAGAACAACGCGCACGCAACCGTCGGGTAGAAATCAACCTGGTTGAAGAGCGCTAG
- a CDS encoding OmpA family protein: MRRLITLMGLWATVMSVPLWAQDEQRDQRFYIGAQAQYWIVDEDRRLDDATGYSLSLGKILGRGSNLEFSADFVRTSPDADAESDTLLQSLGLGLVMFPSRDTLPWYVLARYARGNTRVNEDSANEEEFESDQFDLGLGYLLGLGNWPVFGNGPALRFEARYRFDKYRESEARGYSAAIGIDEQRSFHDYLIGVGIQVPIGPDPNARKPLEEREASEVVVVPVSDSDGDQIPDNQDQCPNSPAGSRVDVNGCERDDDNDGVANSADSCPNTREGAPVDGRGCAPDADQDGILNTQDACPDTPRGAPVLADGCAIAGDCRTPQPGQAIDGRGCAAQDGLILKGVNFVVNSSDLTAAAQRQLDRVAGALAGSRGLSFEVAGHTDNSGDAQDNLKLSEARAIAVKNYLVDQGVSASMLRARGYGEQQPIASNQTARGREINRRVELRTQPVKR, translated from the coding sequence ATGCGGCGATTGATTACCCTGATGGGCCTGTGGGCAACAGTGATGAGCGTGCCGCTGTGGGCCCAGGACGAGCAACGTGACCAGCGTTTCTACATCGGTGCACAGGCACAATATTGGATTGTTGACGAGGATCGGCGCCTTGACGACGCTACAGGGTACTCCCTGAGCCTAGGCAAGATACTCGGACGAGGCAGTAATCTCGAGTTCAGCGCCGACTTCGTCCGTACATCTCCTGATGCCGACGCTGAGTCCGACACCCTCCTGCAGTCTCTGGGCCTAGGCTTGGTCATGTTTCCTAGCCGCGACACTCTTCCCTGGTACGTACTAGCGCGCTATGCCCGCGGCAACACACGCGTCAACGAAGACTCTGCCAATGAAGAGGAATTTGAGTCCGACCAGTTCGACCTGGGTTTAGGCTATCTGCTGGGCCTGGGCAATTGGCCAGTTTTCGGCAACGGCCCTGCCCTCCGTTTTGAAGCACGCTACCGCTTCGACAAATATCGTGAGAGCGAGGCCCGCGGTTACTCTGCCGCAATCGGAATCGACGAGCAGCGCAGCTTCCACGATTATCTTATTGGTGTCGGCATCCAGGTGCCCATCGGCCCGGACCCAAATGCGCGCAAGCCATTGGAAGAGCGCGAAGCCAGTGAGGTTGTTGTTGTTCCGGTCAGCGATAGCGATGGTGATCAGATACCCGACAACCAAGATCAATGCCCAAACTCCCCGGCTGGTAGCCGGGTTGACGTCAACGGCTGCGAGCGTGACGATGACAACGACGGCGTAGCGAACTCGGCGGACTCTTGCCCCAATACCCGTGAAGGCGCGCCGGTAGATGGCCGAGGCTGCGCGCCAGACGCTGACCAAGATGGCATCTTGAACACTCAAGACGCCTGCCCCGACACACCACGTGGCGCTCCGGTTCTGGCCGATGGCTGCGCGATTGCCGGTGATTGCCGCACCCCGCAGCCCGGTCAAGCCATTGATGGACGCGGCTGCGCTGCGCAAGATGGTCTGATACTCAAGGGAGTGAACTTTGTGGTCAATTCCAGTGACCTCACCGCTGCCGCGCAACGTCAACTAGACCGTGTAGCCGGCGCTCTCGCTGGCAGTCGGGGCCTGAGTTTCGAGGTCGCTGGCCACACGGACAACAGTGGCGATGCTCAAGACAACCTCAAACTATCAGAAGCCAGAGCCATCGCAGTGAAGAACTACCTCGTTGATCAGGGTGTAAGCGCGTCCATGCTCCGGGCACGTGGCTATGGCGAACAACAACCGATTGCCAGCAACCAAACGGCCCGAGGCCGTGAGATCAATCGACGAGTGGAATTAAGAACACAACCCGTCAAAAGGTAG
- the pdxH gene encoding pyridoxamine 5'-phosphate oxidase translates to MSRTINRLNEERFENPPEQPFSWVQDWLEQAKTADLLEPTAMNLATLDAQGRPANRVVLCKGFADNEVHFYTNYSGRKGQELLKTPTAALCFWWDQLDRQIRLQGRVRQLPAAESDAYFASRPRGSQLGAWASDQSRPIASRRAMEERYAQIEERFTGVDSIPRPPHWGGFALSADWVELWQGQANRFHDRVTYTRQSDASWSIERLQP, encoded by the coding sequence ATGTCCAGAACGATCAACCGCCTGAATGAAGAACGCTTTGAAAACCCGCCAGAACAGCCGTTTTCATGGGTTCAGGACTGGTTAGAGCAAGCGAAAACCGCAGACCTACTCGAGCCCACTGCGATGAATTTAGCCACCTTGGATGCGCAAGGGCGGCCGGCGAACCGGGTAGTGCTGTGCAAAGGCTTTGCCGACAACGAAGTGCACTTCTACACCAATTACAGTGGCCGCAAGGGTCAGGAGCTGCTCAAAACGCCCACAGCAGCCTTGTGTTTTTGGTGGGATCAATTAGATCGGCAAATTCGACTGCAGGGTCGGGTACGACAACTTCCAGCGGCCGAGAGCGACGCCTACTTTGCCTCCAGACCCCGTGGCTCTCAGCTGGGGGCATGGGCATCGGATCAAAGCCGGCCCATCGCATCGCGGCGCGCCATGGAAGAGCGCTACGCGCAGATCGAAGAACGCTTCACTGGGGTGGACTCCATCCCCCGCCCTCCGCATTGGGGCGGTTTTGCGCTGAGCGCAGACTGGGTAGAGCTTTGGCAAGGCCAGGCCAACCGCTTTCACGACCGCGTAACCTACACACGGCAAAGCGATGCCAGCTGGAGCATAGAACGCCTGCAGCCCTAA
- the cysS gene encoding cysteine--tRNA ligase, whose product MQQVIHDSLSGQKMALQPIRPGEVGLYVCGVTVYDDCHLGHARFLLVFDAVVRQLEAQGFKVRYVRNLTDIDDKIIRRAAENGESIEALTERYIARFHEDCAALGLLPASAEPRATEHMAQIISMIQTLIERGHAYAADNGDVYYAVDTFAGYGKLSHKRLDELRVGARIATDEAKRDALDFVLWKASKPDEPAWDSPWGAGRPGWHIECSAMSTHCLGHQFDIHGGGMDLKFPHHENEIAQSEGAHGEGFAQIWMHNGFVQVGQEKMSKSLGNFRTIRDILEHYDGETIRSFILSTHYRSPLIYTIDAMDAAQTSLRRLYAALDRASDQEQAAVDENAVARFDKAMADDFNTADALAVLHGLGRQLNTAVDAGDTDKAASYAHTLKTLGQRLGLLQRSAQDVLQGDTAAVDVAWVEAQIQARQDARAARDFAQADAIRDKLSQAGITLKDGPDGTSWSKS is encoded by the coding sequence ATGCAGCAAGTAATTCACGATAGCCTCAGTGGCCAGAAAATGGCCTTGCAGCCAATCCGTCCCGGTGAAGTGGGGCTGTATGTGTGTGGGGTAACCGTGTATGACGATTGCCACCTGGGGCATGCCCGATTTTTGCTGGTTTTTGACGCTGTGGTTCGGCAGCTAGAAGCACAGGGTTTCAAGGTGCGCTACGTCCGCAACCTGACAGATATTGACGATAAGATTATTCGCCGCGCAGCTGAAAACGGCGAGAGCATCGAAGCACTGACCGAGCGCTATATTGCGCGCTTTCATGAGGACTGCGCGGCCTTGGGGTTGCTTCCAGCCTCAGCCGAACCGCGCGCCACCGAGCATATGGCGCAGATCATTTCTATGATTCAAACGCTCATTGAGCGTGGCCATGCTTATGCTGCGGACAATGGCGATGTGTATTACGCCGTCGATACCTTTGCTGGCTACGGCAAGCTTTCCCACAAGCGCTTGGATGAGCTACGCGTGGGGGCTAGGATCGCAACCGATGAGGCCAAGCGAGATGCCTTAGATTTCGTGTTGTGGAAGGCCTCCAAGCCGGATGAGCCTGCCTGGGACTCACCGTGGGGTGCAGGGCGGCCTGGCTGGCATATTGAATGCAGTGCGATGTCCACCCACTGCTTGGGCCATCAGTTCGATATTCATGGCGGCGGTATGGATCTCAAGTTCCCGCACCATGAAAATGAAATTGCGCAAAGTGAAGGAGCCCATGGCGAGGGCTTTGCGCAAATCTGGATGCACAATGGCTTCGTCCAGGTTGGTCAGGAAAAAATGTCCAAGTCTTTGGGCAACTTCCGCACCATTCGCGACATCTTGGAGCATTACGACGGAGAGACCATTCGTAGCTTTATTTTGTCCACCCATTACCGTAGCCCGCTGATTTACACAATAGATGCTATGGATGCTGCGCAGACCTCGCTGCGCCGCCTTTATGCAGCCTTAGACCGGGCTAGTGACCAGGAGCAGGCCGCCGTGGACGAAAACGCAGTTGCTCGCTTTGATAAGGCGATGGCGGATGACTTCAACACCGCCGATGCCTTAGCAGTACTGCATGGGTTAGGACGTCAGCTCAATACGGCGGTGGATGCGGGCGACACTGACAAGGCTGCCAGCTATGCACATACGCTCAAAACGCTTGGGCAACGACTAGGCCTGCTTCAGCGCTCGGCACAAGATGTTTTGCAGGGCGACACGGCGGCGGTGGATGTGGCTTGGGTGGAGGCGCAGATACAAGCGCGCCAGGATGCGCGGGCCGCCCGTGATTTTGCGCAGGCAGACGCGATTCGGGACAAGCTGAGCCAAGCCGGTATTACTCTCAAAGATGGACCAGACGGCACGAGCTGGAGCAAGAGCTAA
- a CDS encoding fructose-bisphosphate aldolase class I — translation MNLEELNSTARALVNASRGILAADESTGTITKRFASIDLESTEENRRAYRDMLFTAPDLESTISGVILFEETLYQASSDGTPFPKLLASRDVIPGIKVDKGAKPMALCPGETITEGLDGLRERLQAYREAGARFAKWRAVIRISDELPTGACIEANAHALARYAALCQEQGIVPIVEPEVLMDGDHSIDVCEDVTSATLGAVFAQLDAQGVALEGMLLKPNMVISGSDCPEQADVEAVAAATVRTLKRYVPAAVPGIVFLSGGQSDELATAHLDAMNKLGDHPWVLSFSYGRALQASALKAWCGQSENVQAAQTAFAHRARCNSAAVRGEYSADMEAAQ, via the coding sequence ATGAACCTCGAGGAGCTGAACAGCACTGCTCGCGCTTTGGTGAATGCTTCGCGCGGTATTTTGGCTGCCGATGAAAGCACCGGCACCATCACCAAGCGTTTCGCGAGTATTGACCTTGAGTCTACGGAAGAAAATCGCCGGGCTTACCGGGATATGTTGTTCACCGCTCCCGATTTGGAATCAACCATCAGCGGTGTCATCTTGTTCGAAGAAACTCTTTATCAAGCGAGCTCCGACGGCACGCCTTTTCCAAAGCTGTTGGCCAGCCGTGACGTGATCCCGGGCATTAAGGTCGACAAGGGCGCTAAGCCCATGGCGCTATGCCCGGGCGAGACCATCACAGAGGGTTTGGATGGTTTGCGCGAGCGTTTGCAGGCCTACAGGGAGGCCGGCGCTAGGTTTGCTAAGTGGCGTGCGGTGATTCGCATTAGTGACGAGCTTCCCACTGGAGCCTGTATTGAGGCCAATGCTCACGCTCTTGCGCGGTATGCCGCCCTTTGCCAAGAACAGGGCATTGTCCCCATCGTGGAGCCTGAAGTGCTCATGGATGGTGACCACAGCATTGATGTGTGCGAAGACGTCACCAGTGCAACGCTTGGCGCGGTTTTTGCGCAGTTGGATGCTCAGGGCGTTGCTTTAGAAGGCATGTTGCTTAAGCCCAACATGGTCATCAGCGGCAGTGATTGCCCTGAACAGGCGGACGTAGAGGCTGTCGCTGCCGCTACCGTACGTACCTTGAAGCGTTATGTGCCCGCCGCTGTGCCTGGCATCGTATTCCTTTCAGGTGGACAGTCCGATGAGCTAGCGACGGCGCACTTGGATGCCATGAACAAGCTTGGGGATCACCCCTGGGTACTGTCCTTCTCTTATGGCCGTGCCCTGCAGGCCAGTGCCCTCAAGGCTTGGTGCGGTCAATCGGAGAATGTGCAGGCAGCACAAACGGCCTTTGCGCATCGCGCCAGATGCAACTCTGCAGCGGTTCGCGGCGAATACTCCGCCGATATGGAGGCTGCTCAGTAG